From a region of the Malania oleifera isolate guangnan ecotype guangnan chromosome 12, ASM2987363v1, whole genome shotgun sequence genome:
- the LOC131144178 gene encoding dof zinc finger protein DOF1.4-like isoform X2, giving the protein MTIDENKGGLMEKPAVQQPLNCPRCDSSNTKFCYYNNYSLSQPRHFCKACKRYWTRGGTLRNVPVGGGCRKSKRVKRPAAASSALDAPPSASTAAVCNLSNITQTQMDISAAASSTHVTNHQPLFYGLPSESINHSEMNLLFHPRFNSGYDQHDLQLQFSGLGSLEFPTGLLGSSDQYRNGFRNNSSKQISDGVASNNSILSSYSIFGSNSSFTSSTTTTTTTTTPAMATLIASTLQHQKFFSNAKETRADHNHFQGLVLPFEGLQAAGSCSEAGISLKEVKLEEGQNRFEWNNINPNIQNQMEQLGSSDPSLYWNAATVGAWPDLTNMG; this is encoded by the coding sequence ATGACCATAGATGAGAACAAGGGCGGCTTGATGGAGAAACCCGCAGTGCAGCAACCCCTCAATTGTCCTCGCTGCGATTCTTCCAACACCAAGTTTTGCTACTACAACAACTACAGCTTGTCTCAGCCAAGGCACTTCTGCAAAGCTTGTAAGCGGTACTGGACCAGGGGGGGCACCCTCAGGAACGTGCCAGTGGGCGGTGGGTGCAGGAAGAGCAAGCGTGTAAAGCGGCCAGCTGCTGCTTCCTCCGCCCTGGACGCGCCTCCATCAGCTTCCACTGCTGCAGTTTGCAATTTAAGCAATATCACTCAAACCCAGATGGATATTTCTGCTGCAGCCTCAAGCACTCATGTAACTAATCATCAGCCTTTGTTCTATGGATTACCCAGTGAAAGTATTAATCATTCTGAGATGAATCTTCTTTTTCACCCAAGGTTCAATTCTGGGTATGACCAGCATGATCTCCAGCTCCAATTCAGTGGTCTTGGGTCGCTAGAGTTTCCAACTGGGCTCTTGGGTAGTAGTGATCAGTACCGAAATGGGTTTAGAAATAATTCGAGTAAGCAAATCAGTGATGGGGTTGCTTCAAATAATTCGATTCTTTCTTCCTACTCCATCTTTGGATCTAATTCATCTTTTACTTCTTCTACTACTACTACAACTACTACTACTACGCCAGCAATGGCTACTTTGATTGCTTCTACCCTACAGCACCAAAAATTTTTCAGCAATGCGAAGGAAACTCGAGCGGATCATAACCATTTTCAGGGTTTAGTACTGCCCTTTGAAGGCCTGCAGGCGGCCGGGAGCTGCAGCGAAGCCGGGATTTCGTTGAAGGAAGTGAAACTGGAAGAAGGGCAAAACAGGTTTGAGTGGAATAATATTAACCCTAATATTCAGAATCAAATGGAGCAACTTGGGTCATCTGATCCTTCTCTTTACTGGAATGCTGCAACTGTTGGTGCTTGGCCTGATCTCACCAACatgggttaa
- the LOC131144178 gene encoding dof zinc finger protein DOF1.4-like isoform X3, producing the protein MLGNIEKTLPISSTSNQNQWSQNHMTIDENKGGLMEKPAVQQPLNCPRCDSSNTKFCYYNNYSLSQPRHFCKACKRYWTRGGTLRNVPVGGGCRKSKRVKRPAAASSALDAPPSASTAAVCNLSNITQTQMDISAAASSTHVTNHQPLFYGLPSESINHSEMNLLFHPRFNSGYDQHDLQLQFSGLGSLEFPTGLLGSSDQYRNGFRNNSTMATLIASTLQHQKFFSNAKETRADHNHFQGLVLPFEGLQAAGSCSEAGISLKEVKLEEGQNRFEWNNINPNIQNQMEQLGSSDPSLYWNAATVGAWPDLTNMG; encoded by the exons ATGTTGGGTAACATTGAGAAGACACTACCCATCTCTTCAACTTCTAACCAAAACCAATGGTcacag AATCACATGACCATAGATGAGAACAAGGGCGGCTTGATGGAGAAACCCGCAGTGCAGCAACCCCTCAATTGTCCTCGCTGCGATTCTTCCAACACCAAGTTTTGCTACTACAACAACTACAGCTTGTCTCAGCCAAGGCACTTCTGCAAAGCTTGTAAGCGGTACTGGACCAGGGGGGGCACCCTCAGGAACGTGCCAGTGGGCGGTGGGTGCAGGAAGAGCAAGCGTGTAAAGCGGCCAGCTGCTGCTTCCTCCGCCCTGGACGCGCCTCCATCAGCTTCCACTGCTGCAGTTTGCAATTTAAGCAATATCACTCAAACCCAGATGGATATTTCTGCTGCAGCCTCAAGCACTCATGTAACTAATCATCAGCCTTTGTTCTATGGATTACCCAGTGAAAGTATTAATCATTCTGAGATGAATCTTCTTTTTCACCCAAGGTTCAATTCTGGGTATGACCAGCATGATCTCCAGCTCCAATTCAGTGGTCTTGGGTCGCTAGAGTTTCCAACTGGGCTCTTGGGTAGTAGTGATCAGTACCGAAATGGGTTTAGAAATAATTCGA CAATGGCTACTTTGATTGCTTCTACCCTACAGCACCAAAAATTTTTCAGCAATGCGAAGGAAACTCGAGCGGATCATAACCATTTTCAGGGTTTAGTACTGCCCTTTGAAGGCCTGCAGGCGGCCGGGAGCTGCAGCGAAGCCGGGATTTCGTTGAAGGAAGTGAAACTGGAAGAAGGGCAAAACAGGTTTGAGTGGAATAATATTAACCCTAATATTCAGAATCAAATGGAGCAACTTGGGTCATCTGATCCTTCTCTTTACTGGAATGCTGCAACTGTTGGTGCTTGGCCTGATCTCACCAACatgggttaa
- the LOC131144178 gene encoding dof zinc finger protein DOF1.4-like isoform X1 — MCNDGSGENPLGHYKIRLFRQTILPFPFFFLTHELHTTWDHDLSLSLSLSLSLSLSLSYLSKHINKDSRRLLLLVILLCASTIPLKEKMLGNIEKTLPISSTSNQNQWSQNHMTIDENKGGLMEKPAVQQPLNCPRCDSSNTKFCYYNNYSLSQPRHFCKACKRYWTRGGTLRNVPVGGGCRKSKRVKRPAAASSALDAPPSASTAAVCNLSNITQTQMDISAAASSTHVTNHQPLFYGLPSESINHSEMNLLFHPRFNSGYDQHDLQLQFSGLGSLEFPTGLLGSSDQYRNGFRNNSSKQISDGVASNNSILSSYSIFGSNSSFTSSTTTTTTTTTPAMATLIASTLQHQKFFSNAKETRADHNHFQGLVLPFEGLQAAGSCSEAGISLKEVKLEEGQNRFEWNNINPNIQNQMEQLGSSDPSLYWNAATVGAWPDLTNMG; from the exons ATGTGTAATGATGGCAGTGGAGAAAATCCCTTGGGACACTACAAAATCCGTTTGTTCCGCCAAACAATCCTCCCTTTCCCATTCTTTTTCCTTACCCATGAGCTGCACACCACATGGGACcacgatctctctctctctctctctctctctctctctctctctctctctctctcgtatttGAGCAAGCACATCAACAAGGACTCGCGTCGTCTCCTGCTCCTTGTCATCTTACTCTGTGCTTCAACGATTCCTTTGAAGGAGAAAATGTTGGGTAACATTGAGAAGACACTACCCATCTCTTCAACTTCTAACCAAAACCAATGGTcacag AATCACATGACCATAGATGAGAACAAGGGCGGCTTGATGGAGAAACCCGCAGTGCAGCAACCCCTCAATTGTCCTCGCTGCGATTCTTCCAACACCAAGTTTTGCTACTACAACAACTACAGCTTGTCTCAGCCAAGGCACTTCTGCAAAGCTTGTAAGCGGTACTGGACCAGGGGGGGCACCCTCAGGAACGTGCCAGTGGGCGGTGGGTGCAGGAAGAGCAAGCGTGTAAAGCGGCCAGCTGCTGCTTCCTCCGCCCTGGACGCGCCTCCATCAGCTTCCACTGCTGCAGTTTGCAATTTAAGCAATATCACTCAAACCCAGATGGATATTTCTGCTGCAGCCTCAAGCACTCATGTAACTAATCATCAGCCTTTGTTCTATGGATTACCCAGTGAAAGTATTAATCATTCTGAGATGAATCTTCTTTTTCACCCAAGGTTCAATTCTGGGTATGACCAGCATGATCTCCAGCTCCAATTCAGTGGTCTTGGGTCGCTAGAGTTTCCAACTGGGCTCTTGGGTAGTAGTGATCAGTACCGAAATGGGTTTAGAAATAATTCGAGTAAGCAAATCAGTGATGGGGTTGCTTCAAATAATTCGATTCTTTCTTCCTACTCCATCTTTGGATCTAATTCATCTTTTACTTCTTCTACTACTACTACAACTACTACTACTACGCCAGCAATGGCTACTTTGATTGCTTCTACCCTACAGCACCAAAAATTTTTCAGCAATGCGAAGGAAACTCGAGCGGATCATAACCATTTTCAGGGTTTAGTACTGCCCTTTGAAGGCCTGCAGGCGGCCGGGAGCTGCAGCGAAGCCGGGATTTCGTTGAAGGAAGTGAAACTGGAAGAAGGGCAAAACAGGTTTGAGTGGAATAATATTAACCCTAATATTCAGAATCAAATGGAGCAACTTGGGTCATCTGATCCTTCTCTTTACTGGAATGCTGCAACTGTTGGTGCTTGGCCTGATCTCACCAACatgggttaa